From Drosophila suzukii chromosome 2R, CBGP_Dsuzu_IsoJpt1.0, whole genome shotgun sequence, a single genomic window includes:
- the LOC108017798 gene encoding uncharacterized protein isoform X2 — translation MHKTWHKAFHKRKAWKTVSRPGKLVYYMQPLVEHYFDIWMQPMPFPTIIKFMYSCVVLFFIMLPILYPLFVLMAYYGIFLYVGEEHFGLVPPPNWDLLGAANHVWRTEVTNKKYLLFVTMYIDRYRVILTAISSTVDYMRMALCFIFS, via the exons ATGCACAAGACCTGGCATAAGGCGTTTCACAAGCGCAAGGCA TGGAAGACCGTATCGAGGCCTGGGAAGCTGGTATACTACATGCAGCCGCTGGTTGAGCATTATTTCGACATCTGGATGCAACCAATGCCCTTTCCGACGATCATAAAGTTCATGTACAGCTGTGTGGTGCTCTTCTTCATCATGCTGCCCATACTGTACCCACTGTTCGTCCTGATGGCCTACTACGGCATATTCCTGTACGTGGGCGAGGAGCACTTCGGATTGGTACCGCCACCCAACTGGGACCTTCTGGGGGCCGCCAATCACGTATGGCGCACCGAGGTGACCAACAAGAAGTATCTGCTGTTCGTGACCATGTACATCGATAGGTACCGCGTCATTTTAACCGCCATATCTTCGACAGTGGACTATATGCGCATGGCGCTGTGCTTCATCTTCAGCTGA
- the LOC108017798 gene encoding uncharacterized protein isoform X1: MHKTWHKAFHKRKAWKTVSRPGKLVYYMQPLVEHYFDIWMQPMPFPTIIKFMYSCVVLFFIMLPILYPLFVLMAYYGIFLYVGEEHFGLVPPPNWDLLGAANHVWRTEVTNKKYLLGLYAHGAVLHLQLSPDRQIIDPYLPIPFEGEFEN; encoded by the exons ATGCACAAGACCTGGCATAAGGCGTTTCACAAGCGCAAGGCA TGGAAGACCGTATCGAGGCCTGGGAAGCTGGTATACTACATGCAGCCGCTGGTTGAGCATTATTTCGACATCTGGATGCAACCAATGCCCTTTCCGACGATCATAAAGTTCATGTACAGCTGTGTGGTGCTCTTCTTCATCATGCTGCCCATACTGTACCCACTGTTCGTCCTGATGGCCTACTACGGCATATTCCTGTACGTGGGCGAGGAGCACTTCGGATTGGTACCGCCACCCAACTGGGACCTTCTGGGGGCCGCCAATCACGTATGGCGCACCGAGGTGACCAACAAGAAGTATCTGCT TGGACTATATGCGCATGGCGCTGTGCTTCATCTTCAGCTGAGCCCAGATCGCCAAATAATCGATCCATACTTGCCGATCCCATTTGAGGGGGAGTTTGAAAACTGA